A window of the Cheilinus undulatus linkage group 21, ASM1832078v1, whole genome shotgun sequence genome harbors these coding sequences:
- the tsen54 gene encoding tRNA-splicing endonuclease subunit Sen54: protein MADQNTTDSGEKFYSEILSPSELFAARSRSHKIPVRGQKDFFPNDSEEQRRRLEQSLEEHWDLISEERVERLGNLVRATWIPSEQIVELQTPAGKFWQTMGFSWDGKQRLLPEEALYLMECGNLQVFYRGLPLSIQDGYEMFLSSSTVSLQQYQVFAHLKRLGYVVHRFNPSSEPSPYVRQLNLPTSRDKASRQLKRKRSASPTPTPTTTSSQTESKDDSSADRMEVDQCSQEDDKDQKLPKPELKTAPLTSETVAASPAEKDSGVRTWWTTDPQEDQSDRQPVSASSRWLFSSICFPDLGSTESLPGCLAPPDPSLLPGSLAVGVCDVATWRGRINLREVKLSAKEQQREEERRRRQSDINIDKEVQRCRNWAEYRELMAKRQEERKGRPAHLWNTEVTPLHDPREQISTADLLEKIRVIQPTNLLEGASRLKGSDKWRICFNVYQPDTVADFKKSKPGKPYSRMCVCSFNDPVPDLRAIKLLAQQSGDIQVVCAVVDYGDISFYTFKDFQLPTDVYP, encoded by the exons ATGGCGGACCAAAACACGACGGACAGCGGAGAGAagttttacagtgaaatattaaG TCCATCTGAGCTGTTTGCAGCGCGGTCCAGGAGTCACAAGATCCCAGTTCGCGGTCAGAAAGATTTCTTCCCCAACGACTCAGAGGAGCAGAGACGGCGTctggagcagagcctggagGAGCATTGGGACCTTATATCAGAGGAGAGGGTGGAGAGGCT AGGAAACCTGGTGAGGGCGACATGGATTCCTAGTGAGCAGATCGTGGAGCTTCAGACTCCAGCT GGAAAGTTTTGGCAGACGATGGGTTTCTCCTGGGATGGAAAGCAGCGTCTCCTCCCTGAAGAGGCTCTCTACCTCAtggagtgt GGAAACCTTCAGGTGTTTTATCGAGGCCTTCCACTGTCCATCCAGGATGGCTATGAGATGTTTCTGTCCTCGAGCACAGTGAGCCTCCAGCAGTATCAG GTGTTTGCACATCTGAAGAGGCTTGGCTATGTGGTGCACAGATTCAATCCAAG CTCAGAGCCATCGCCTTATGTGAGGCAGCTCAATCTTCCTACGTCACGGGACAAAGCATCAAGGCAACTGAAGAGGAAACGCAGCGCCAGCCCCACCCCTACCCCTACAACAACATCCAG tcAAACTGAATCAAAAGACGACTCTTCAGCTGACAGAATGGAGGTGGATCAGTGTAGCCAGGAGGACGACAAGGATCAAAAGCTCCCTAAACCAGAACTAAAGActgctcctctgacctctgagaCTGTGGCTGCAAGTCCAGCAGAGAAAGACTCAGGAGTCAGGACCTGGTGGACGACGGATCCTCAGGAGGACCAATCAGATCGCCAGCCTGTCTCTGCTTCCTCACGCTGGCTCTTCAGCTCTATCTGTTTCCCGGACCTGGGCTCCACGGAGAGCCTCCCCGGCTGCCTGGCCCCTCCAGACCCCTCTCTGCTCCCGGGGTCTCTGGCTGTGGGAGTGTGTGATGTCGCCACCTGGAGGGGGAGGATAAACCTGCGGGAGGTGAAGCTGTCtgcaaaggagcagcagagggaggaagagagacgGAGACGGCAGTCTGATATCAACATTGACAAAGAG GTTCAACGCTGCAGGAACTGGGCGGAGTATCGTGAGCTCATGGCGAAGCGGCAGGAGGAACGTAAAGGCCGACCAGCACATTTATGGAACACGGAGGTGACTCCTTTACACGACCCGAGAGAACAAATCTCCACCG ctgaTCTTTTGGAAAAAATCAGAGTGATTCAACCTACAAATTTACTTGAAGGAGCATCCAG GTTAAAAGGTTCAGACAAGTGGAggatttgttttaatgtttaccAGCCCGACACAGTGGCTGACTTCAAGAAGAGCAAGCCAGGGAAACCGTACTCccgcatgtgtgtgtgcag TTTCAACGACCCCGTGCCGGACCTTCGAGCCATCAAGCTGCTGGCCCAGCAGAGCGGAGACATCCAGGTGGTTTGTGCCGTTGTCGACTACGGCGACATCTCCTTCTACACCTTTAAAGACTTCCAGCTGCCCACTGATGTTTATCCCTAA